The Bryobacteraceae bacterium genome includes a window with the following:
- the queE gene encoding 7-carboxy-7-deazaguanine synthase, with product MKISEIFESIQGEGMLAGVPSLFIRASGCNLRCSWCDTPYASWAPEGDEWSVEQLLERAAASPLRHVVLTGGEPMIFPGLVPLTHGLRDLGRHITIETAGTVDQPAACDLMSISPKLANSTPHGIEGGRWVEMHERTRLRLDVLRALMGRYDYQLKFVVREEADLGEIRTLVEELAAPPERVLLMPEGVDGGTLRRRSLWLADVCRQTGFRYSPRLHIFLYGNRRGV from the coding sequence GTGAAGATCAGCGAAATCTTCGAGTCCATTCAGGGCGAGGGCATGCTGGCCGGCGTCCCTTCCCTGTTCATCCGCGCCTCCGGCTGCAACCTCCGCTGCTCGTGGTGCGACACGCCCTATGCTTCGTGGGCGCCGGAAGGGGACGAGTGGAGCGTGGAGCAGCTGCTCGAGCGCGCCGCCGCCTCGCCCCTGCGCCACGTGGTCCTCACCGGCGGCGAGCCGATGATCTTCCCCGGCCTCGTTCCGCTGACGCACGGTTTGCGGGATCTGGGCAGGCACATCACGATCGAAACCGCCGGAACCGTCGATCAGCCCGCCGCCTGCGATCTGATGAGCATCAGCCCGAAGCTCGCCAACTCGACGCCGCACGGCATCGAGGGCGGCCGCTGGGTGGAGATGCACGAGCGCACGCGGCTCCGGCTGGACGTGCTGCGGGCATTGATGGGCCGCTACGACTACCAGCTGAAGTTCGTCGTCCGCGAGGAAGCGGACCTCGGCGAGATCCGCACCCTGGTGGAGGAACTCGCCGCCCCGCCGGAGCGCGTGCTGCTGATGCCGGAAGGCGTCGACGGCGGGACGCTCAGGCGGCGCTCTCTCTGGCTTGCCGATGTCTGCCGGCAGACCGGCTTCCGGTACAGTCCGAGGCTGCACATTTTCCTGTACGGCAACCGGCGCGGCGTCTGA